In the Paramisgurnus dabryanus chromosome 5, PD_genome_1.1, whole genome shotgun sequence genome, one interval contains:
- the ift22 gene encoding intraflagellar transport protein 22 homolog encodes MFKLKILLIGPSECGKTALANFLSDTTETIGSEYSPTQGVRILEFESQNLSNGNKHSACEVELWDCGGDFKFESCWPALMKDSNGVLIVFNPDVPSHLKEIETWHSTFISSQGLLETQCLLIAHHKPGSGAGTARPTLAPKLSKLPLVHSNLEEDPEVVRQEFHKYLGNVLRMLSENQEREEMSIIT; translated from the exons ATGTTCAAGTTGAAAATACTATTGATTGGGCCGAGCGAG TGTGGAAAAACAGCACTTGCTAATTTTCTCTCCGATACAACGGAAACAATCGGGTCTGAATATAGCCCAACACAGGGCGTAAG GATACTCGAGTTTGAATCACAGAATCTGTCTAATGGCAACAAACATTCAGCATGTGAGGTGGAACTGTGGGATTGTGGAGGAGATTTCAA GTTTGAATCCTGTTGGCCAGCTTTGATGAAGGACTCCAATGGGGTACTGATAGTGTTTAACCCAGATGTGCCCAGCCATCTGAAGGAAATAGAGACCTGGCATTCTACATTCATCTCTTCCCAGGGGTTACTGGAGACCCAATGTCTGTTAATAGCGCACCATAAACCAGGAAGTGGAGCGGGTACTGCTCGTCCAACATTAG CCCCAAAACTGAGCAAACTGCCTCTCGTTCACTCAAACCTTGAGGAAGATCCTGAAGTTGTCCGCCAAGAATTCCACAAATACTTGGGAAATGTTCTGCGGATGCTTTCAGAAAACCAAGAACGTGAAGAGATGTCAATTATTACATGA